From the Thermovirga lienii DSM 17291 genome, one window contains:
- a CDS encoding Asparaginase/glutaminase (PFAM: Asparaginase~COGs: COG0252 L-asparaginase/ Glu-tRNAGln amidotransferase subunit D~InterPro IPR006034~KEGG: aco:Amico_0548 asparaginase/glutaminase~PFAM: Asparaginase/glutaminase~SPTR: Asparaginase/glutaminase), whose translation MSKRGKIAFVGTGGTISMSYNDRQGGFIPTETANSILGAVPDNYKENLEIIDWGHQPSSHYTIRMTVDLVQLLKKLVQDGINGIVVASGTDALEEMAYLTDLLWPYPQPVIFTGSMLPIGVPGSEAASNLIQSLVAASCERLWGMGVLACLQDQLFAASEVAKEIGHRKDAFYAPGRGPIAEFVDGKIYVIRQPKRPPFLGHDINPAGKIAVLWATLGGGEEILSCIAECCDLDGIVLAGFGAGNVPPSWIKHLKPLIKKGLPVVITSRCHRGHTSIQYAYEGSTKKLLEMGVYDGGWLRPHQARLRLAVALGAGLKGETLQKYLRDEL comes from the coding sequence ATGAGCAAAAGGGGTAAGATCGCATTCGTAGGAACGGGCGGCACCATAAGCATGTCATACAACGACCGTCAGGGAGGATTCATCCCGACGGAGACGGCAAATTCCATTCTAGGTGCTGTGCCCGATAACTACAAAGAAAATTTGGAAATCATCGACTGGGGGCATCAACCAAGCAGTCATTACACCATAAGGATGACTGTAGATTTGGTTCAACTCCTTAAAAAGCTTGTTCAAGACGGAATAAACGGCATAGTGGTAGCAAGTGGCACAGATGCCTTGGAAGAAATGGCGTACCTGACAGACTTACTATGGCCCTACCCTCAGCCAGTCATCTTCACCGGCTCCATGCTTCCCATAGGTGTGCCAGGCTCAGAGGCCGCATCAAACCTCATCCAATCTTTGGTTGCTGCTTCTTGTGAACGCCTGTGGGGAATGGGTGTCCTTGCATGCCTTCAAGATCAGTTGTTCGCCGCGTCAGAGGTAGCAAAAGAAATCGGCCATAGAAAGGATGCTTTCTACGCTCCTGGGAGAGGCCCCATTGCGGAGTTCGTTGACGGCAAAATATACGTAATAAGACAACCCAAAAGACCTCCATTCTTGGGCCATGACATCAATCCTGCTGGTAAGATAGCAGTCCTGTGGGCCACCTTGGGAGGAGGAGAAGAGATCCTCTCCTGTATTGCAGAATGCTGCGATCTGGATGGCATTGTGTTGGCGGGTTTCGGTGCAGGAAACGTGCCCCCTTCCTGGATTAAACACCTTAAACCACTCATCAAAAAAGGGCTACCTGTCGTAATTACCTCGCGCTGCCACAGGGGACACACAAGCATACAATACGCTTACGAAGGAAGCACCAAAAAGCTACTCGAAATGGGAGTATATGATGGAGGCTGGCTAAGACCTCATCAAGCCAGGCTACGTCTTGCCGTTGCCCTAGGAGCCGGATTGAAAGGAGAAACTCTCCAAAAATACCTTAGGGACGAACTTTAA
- a CDS encoding TrkA-N domain protein (PFAM: TrkA-N domain; TrkA-C domain~COGs: COG0569 K+ transport systems NAD-binding component~InterPro IPR006036: IPR001917: IPR003148: IPR006037~KEGG: aco:Amico_1287 TrkA-N domain protein~PFAM: TrkA-N domain protein; TrkA-C domain protein~SPTR: TrkA-N domain protein), with amino-acid sequence MKVVVVGAGEVGYTVAKSLSQQGHDVTLVEKDEMRASKVENELDVMVVRGNGARPPILEKAGIAQPKSDVDILIACTDHDEVNILACWIAKRAGVPKVISRARGLEYTDSPEWARELGIDVMISPERSVARQIEELLSVSASDYSAEFFGGVAGLYTFKVSKESPLIGHTLKDVRAKHPSIMALIAYVERDGGGFVPFGETKLQPGDLCFVITLKGQLGELEELFQRQKSRKLRRVIIVGGGKIGFRVAKRLESRYPQLDIRLIDQDREKCDKLARELERTIVLVGDGADEELLRREGVEGVDGFVATTANDERNILMGVIGKALGANKSIAVVRRGFFEKLDKYLPVDAMVNPNEALASVIMRYVLYPSAAGGLSIIERIDAEILEVTISKDSSALGVRISEIGFPKGALIALVYRRGQVFVPTGDTKLEDGDQVVLFASSDKMQQVLDILGVKVS; translated from the coding sequence TTGAAAGTTGTGGTCGTAGGCGCAGGAGAGGTAGGTTATACCGTTGCTAAAAGCCTTTCACAACAGGGCCATGACGTTACATTGGTGGAAAAAGATGAGATGCGGGCATCAAAGGTGGAGAACGAGCTGGATGTAATGGTAGTAAGAGGTAATGGAGCTCGCCCTCCTATCCTTGAAAAAGCAGGTATAGCTCAGCCTAAAAGCGATGTAGATATTTTAATAGCATGTACAGATCATGACGAGGTAAACATACTAGCTTGTTGGATAGCCAAGAGAGCTGGAGTTCCTAAGGTTATATCTAGGGCGAGAGGGTTGGAATACACCGATAGCCCGGAATGGGCTCGGGAGCTAGGTATTGATGTGATGATATCCCCTGAGCGTTCAGTGGCAAGGCAAATAGAGGAACTTCTGTCTGTCAGCGCTTCAGATTATTCCGCTGAGTTTTTCGGAGGCGTCGCTGGGCTTTATACCTTCAAAGTCTCGAAGGAATCTCCTTTGATAGGCCACACCCTGAAAGATGTTAGGGCAAAGCACCCAAGCATCATGGCCTTGATAGCCTACGTAGAAAGGGACGGCGGGGGATTTGTTCCTTTCGGTGAGACAAAACTGCAGCCAGGTGATCTGTGTTTTGTTATTACATTGAAAGGGCAGCTGGGAGAGTTGGAGGAACTCTTCCAGAGGCAAAAGAGCAGGAAACTTAGGAGGGTAATAATAGTAGGCGGCGGAAAGATTGGTTTTCGAGTCGCGAAAAGATTGGAGAGCAGGTACCCACAGCTGGACATTCGGCTTATAGATCAAGACAGGGAAAAGTGCGATAAACTTGCGAGGGAGTTGGAAAGGACCATTGTGTTAGTTGGTGATGGAGCTGATGAAGAGCTTTTGCGTCGCGAGGGGGTAGAAGGAGTCGACGGGTTTGTGGCTACGACTGCGAATGACGAAAGAAACATCCTGATGGGAGTTATAGGCAAGGCTTTAGGGGCCAATAAGAGTATTGCCGTTGTAAGGAGAGGCTTCTTCGAAAAGTTGGACAAGTATTTGCCTGTAGATGCGATGGTAAATCCCAACGAGGCATTGGCGTCGGTCATAATGAGATATGTCCTTTATCCCTCAGCGGCAGGAGGCCTGTCGATAATAGAGAGAATAGATGCAGAAATATTGGAGGTTACCATAAGCAAGGACAGCAGCGCTCTAGGTGTTAGGATATCTGAAATAGGGTTCCCGAAAGGAGCTTTGATAGCCTTGGTCTACAGAAGAGGTCAGGTGTTCGTTCCGACAGGGGACACGAAGCTCGAAGATGGTGATCAGGTAGTACTTTTTGCATCTTCGGATAAAATGCAGCAGGTACTGGATATTTTGGGGGTAAAAGTATCTTGA
- a CDS encoding hypothetical protein (PFAM: KH domain~COGs: COG1837 RNA-binding protein (contains KH domain)~KEGG: aco:Amico_0553 hypothetical protein~SPTR: Putative uncharacterized protein) produces the protein MPAYEELISFLVKNIVTKPEDVEVTSKRSENGVVKVMIRTAPEDIGRVIGKRGVTINAIRYIAKASSIKPNEKVEVDLLEE, from the coding sequence ATGCCAGCATATGAAGAGCTGATTAGCTTTCTGGTAAAAAACATAGTAACTAAGCCTGAGGACGTGGAGGTTACTTCGAAGCGTTCAGAAAATGGCGTTGTTAAGGTCATGATAAGGACAGCTCCAGAAGACATTGGAAGGGTAATAGGGAAGCGCGGTGTGACTATAAACGCAATACGCTATATAGCCAAGGCTTCTTCCATTAAGCCCAATGAGAAGGTGGAAGTTGATCTTTTGGAAGAATGA
- a CDS encoding 16S rRNA processing protein RimM (PFAM: PRC-barrel domain; RimM N-terminal domain~TIGRFAM: 16S rRNA processing protein RimM~COGs: COG0806 RimM protein required for 16S rRNA processing~InterPro IPR002676: IPR007903: IPR011961~KEGG: tai:Taci_1415 16S rRNA processing protein RimM~PFAM: RimM protein; PRC-barrel domain protein~SPTR: Ribosome maturation factor rimM;~TIGRFAM: 16S rRNA processing protein RimM), translating to MIFWKNEVLGVKDLGLTAIGKIVGAHGVKGEFKILPLTDFPERFKAMEELRLYGALGSHKTTLRLLSVRFQVDKGLVLAKAENVNTREEAEALRGLIIKIRKEERVSLPEGHYWIDDLIGLTVRDCETLEELGHVKDVLVTGGVDVFLIETPSGEEKMIPAAKEMVGSIDLEKKQMLVSLLEGLWD from the coding sequence TTGATCTTTTGGAAGAATGAGGTGCTTGGTGTGAAGGATTTAGGTTTGACGGCAATAGGAAAGATTGTGGGAGCACATGGAGTCAAAGGGGAGTTTAAAATCTTACCCTTGACCGATTTCCCTGAGCGGTTCAAAGCCATGGAAGAACTGAGATTATACGGGGCTTTAGGCTCTCACAAGACGACGCTACGGTTGCTGTCAGTTCGTTTCCAGGTCGATAAGGGTTTGGTTTTGGCCAAGGCAGAGAACGTCAATACCAGGGAAGAAGCGGAAGCCCTGCGGGGATTGATCATAAAGATAAGAAAAGAGGAGAGGGTATCCCTGCCAGAAGGTCATTATTGGATAGACGACCTTATAGGGTTAACTGTGAGGGACTGCGAAACCCTTGAGGAGTTGGGGCACGTCAAAGATGTCCTTGTTACAGGAGGAGTTGATGTGTTCCTGATTGAGACCCCCTCAGGCGAAGAAAAGATGATCCCCGCTGCCAAGGAGATGGTAGGATCCATAGACCTGGAGAAAAAACAGATGCTAGTTTCGCTTTTGGAGGGATTGTGGGATTGA
- a CDS encoding protein of unknown function DUF81 (PFAM: Sulfite exporter TauE/SafE~COGs: COG0730 permease~InterPro IPR002781~KEGG: tle:Tlet_1369 hypothetical protein~PFAM: protein of unknown function DUF81~SPTR: Putative uncharacterized protein), whose translation MDFITLILTMLVGVVAGFLNTIAGGGSLLTLPFLVFLGLEASVANATNRVAILLQNVVGTLRFRRKGVLDLKEAMFLAFPALLGAVLGTYVVINIEERFLKLVIAAVISIMAFLLVFKPKMWETQKEKHFPIWAKVPIFFLIGVYGGFIQAGVGFILIWALVGVVGKDLVRANALKVAIVLAYTTVSLALFMSKGMVDFAIGFSLAAGNMCGAYIGAWFAVSKGNRWIRYILAAAVFVSAIRMAMGALGA comes from the coding sequence ATGGATTTTATTACCCTTATCCTTACTATGTTGGTTGGAGTGGTTGCAGGTTTTCTCAATACAATCGCAGGAGGAGGAAGTTTACTTACCTTGCCTTTTTTGGTTTTTTTGGGCTTGGAGGCATCTGTTGCAAATGCAACCAATAGAGTGGCCATCCTTCTTCAGAACGTCGTTGGAACCTTAAGATTTAGGCGAAAAGGTGTTTTGGATTTAAAGGAAGCGATGTTCTTAGCTTTTCCCGCACTTTTAGGAGCCGTTCTGGGGACATATGTGGTTATAAACATCGAAGAAAGGTTTTTGAAGCTGGTGATAGCCGCTGTCATATCTATTATGGCCTTTCTTTTGGTGTTCAAACCGAAGATGTGGGAAACCCAAAAGGAAAAGCACTTCCCCATTTGGGCAAAAGTTCCCATATTTTTCCTGATAGGAGTATATGGCGGCTTTATTCAGGCAGGTGTAGGGTTCATCTTGATATGGGCTCTTGTAGGAGTAGTGGGAAAGGATCTTGTAAGGGCTAACGCTTTGAAGGTGGCTATTGTCTTAGCTTACACCACAGTCAGTTTGGCTCTTTTTATGTCTAAAGGGATGGTCGATTTCGCAATCGGCTTTTCCCTGGCGGCGGGGAATATGTGTGGGGCATATATTGGAGCATGGTTCGCCGTGAGCAAGGGTAACAGGTGGATTCGTTACATCCTCGCGGCGGCAGTTTTTGTAAGTGCTATTCGGATGGCTATGGGCGCTTTGGGAGCTTAG
- a CDS encoding hypothetical protein (PFAM: Uncharacterised ACR, YkgG family COG1556~InterPro IPR009501~KEGG: aco:Amico_0549 protein of unknown function DUF1121~SPTR: Putative uncharacterized protein) — protein MNPMLEKNKAIWEETNKKLGESVVKALVSKGYKAYYFPSSKEAAQKILEMIPSGSTVGVPGTCTVREMGLMELLAEKGCTINHHWDPSLSPEERKKKLQEELLSDYYITSTNALTTDGTFVNIDGTGNRVAGMAWGTNKLIFVVGINKICPDIESAIKRVHNVATPPNAIRLNYDVPCTKLGYCVDCNSPNRVCRATLILDRAPFGREIHVFIIGEALGY, from the coding sequence ATGAACCCCATGTTAGAGAAGAACAAAGCCATTTGGGAAGAGACCAACAAAAAACTTGGAGAGTCTGTAGTAAAGGCTTTGGTTTCGAAAGGCTATAAAGCATATTATTTCCCATCCTCCAAGGAAGCAGCCCAAAAAATTCTTGAAATGATTCCCTCCGGATCCACGGTGGGAGTTCCAGGCACATGTACCGTAAGGGAAATGGGACTCATGGAACTATTAGCAGAAAAAGGATGCACGATAAACCACCACTGGGACCCAAGCTTATCTCCGGAAGAAAGAAAAAAGAAACTACAGGAAGAGCTCTTGAGCGATTACTACATCACCAGCACCAATGCGCTGACCACGGACGGAACCTTTGTAAACATAGACGGCACAGGGAACCGAGTTGCAGGGATGGCCTGGGGTACAAATAAGCTAATCTTCGTGGTGGGCATAAACAAAATATGCCCTGACATTGAAAGTGCCATAAAAAGGGTCCATAACGTGGCCACTCCGCCAAACGCCATACGCCTAAACTACGACGTTCCCTGCACTAAGCTAGGTTATTGCGTGGACTGCAACAGCCCCAATAGGGTATGCAGGGCAACTTTGATCTTGGACCGGGCTCCCTTCGGAAGGGAAATCCATGTGTTCATAATAGGGGAGGCTCTAGGTTACTAA
- a CDS encoding helix-turn-helix protein YlxM/p13 family protein (PFAM: Putative helix-turn-helix protein, YlxM / p13 like~InterPro IPR007394~KEGG: tai:Taci_1419 putative helix-turn-helix protein YlxM/p13 family protein~PFAM: helix-turn-helix protein YlxM/p13 family protein~SPTR: Putative helix-turn-helix protein YlxM/p13 family protein) codes for MNRSDLEERTRVDRLFDVYGALLTEKQRIAFQMHQDEDLSLAESAELLNMTRQGVHDLYNRAKARLVKLENLLGFADIEQRYNDCLVKLMEICKESRVDLPEDLVLEIKKLTGLEIEEEEE; via the coding sequence ATGAACAGAAGCGACCTAGAAGAGAGAACGCGGGTGGATAGGCTTTTTGATGTTTATGGTGCCCTCTTGACGGAGAAGCAGAGGATTGCCTTTCAGATGCACCAAGATGAGGATTTATCGTTGGCGGAGTCCGCGGAACTGCTCAATATGACTCGCCAAGGGGTTCATGACCTATACAATAGGGCCAAAGCCAGGCTTGTTAAGTTGGAGAATCTACTGGGTTTTGCCGACATAGAGCAAAGATACAACGATTGCCTCGTTAAACTTATGGAAATATGTAAAGAATCCAGGGTAGATTTGCCTGAGGACTTGGTTTTGGAGATAAAAAAACTGACTGGGCTGGAAATAGAAGAAGAGGAAGAGTGA
- a CDS encoding hypothetical protein (KEGG: aco:Amico_1551 hypothetical protein~SPTR: Putative uncharacterized protein): MCRVITPDSIGHEHLDDPLSIAELLRETLAEELHSMNDVVARWHMIEDQEIKHALSHVIEYKQKGIRLLWSSLEKLEEKVMTEESEGHSHEHTHPHTH, from the coding sequence ATGTGTAGAGTTATTACGCCCGATTCAATAGGCCATGAACATTTAGACGATCCTTTATCAATAGCAGAGCTATTGAGAGAGACTTTGGCTGAAGAGCTTCACTCGATGAACGATGTGGTGGCTCGATGGCATATGATTGAGGATCAAGAGATAAAGCATGCCCTTTCCCATGTCATAGAGTATAAACAGAAGGGAATAAGGTTGCTGTGGAGTTCTTTGGAGAAGCTGGAAGAAAAAGTAATGACTGAAGAATCAGAGGGGCATTCTCACGAGCATACTCATCCTCATACTCATTGA
- a CDS encoding potassium uptake protein, TrkH family (PFAM: Cation transport protein~TIGRFAM: potassium uptake protein, TrkH family~COGs: COG0168 Trk-type K+ transport systems membrane components~InterPro IPR003445: IPR004772~KEGG: aco:Amico_1288 potassium uptake protein, TrkH family~PFAM: cation transporter~SPTR: Potassium uptake protein, TrkH family;~TIGRFAM: potassium uptake protein, TrkH family), translated as MRFMVVLKVLGVLSAIISAFMIWPLGWAIIDGSSDVLPFVKSVTIGLLTSLAFLFLSRKSKIQDIEAREAFVIVSLSWIVASAIGGLPYLFNGTVKTFTDAFFEAMSGFTTTGASVLTDIQSNPRGILFWRDLTHWLGGMGIIVLSLAVLPFLGVGGMQLYKAEVPGPVPEKLTPRIQQTALLLWGVYVFLSALEVALLLGGGMNLFESLTHTFGTMATGGFSPLNGSIGQYNNPYFDWVITIFMFLAGANFALHYMMLRGDLKAWWKDEEFRFYTIVIFLGIATATSFLYFSETYGSLLESLRYAAFQVVSIVTTTGYVTADYEKWPFYVQYMLLFLMFVGGCAGSTGGGIKNLRIMLLLRHVKNELRRLLHPSAVLHVRTAGQVVERDVIGSVTAFFILYIGLFAVAALFMSALGVDVLTSIASVAATIGNIGPGLGTVGPAENYAHIPLAGKWVLSFCMLLGRLEIYTVMILFLPETWRR; from the coding sequence TTGAGATTCATGGTCGTGCTGAAAGTTTTAGGTGTTTTGTCTGCCATAATTTCTGCGTTCATGATTTGGCCTCTCGGGTGGGCGATCATTGATGGTTCATCTGACGTGTTACCTTTTGTAAAAAGTGTGACGATAGGTCTTCTTACTTCCTTGGCTTTTCTGTTCTTAAGCAGGAAGTCAAAAATTCAGGATATTGAGGCGAGGGAAGCTTTCGTTATAGTTTCCTTATCTTGGATAGTGGCCTCGGCTATAGGAGGACTTCCTTACCTGTTCAATGGAACAGTGAAGACTTTTACGGATGCCTTCTTCGAGGCTATGTCTGGATTTACTACCACGGGGGCTTCCGTTTTGACAGATATACAATCCAACCCTAGAGGCATACTCTTTTGGAGAGATTTGACCCACTGGCTAGGCGGCATGGGGATAATAGTTTTGAGCCTTGCAGTTTTACCCTTTTTAGGGGTCGGTGGCATGCAGCTGTACAAAGCCGAGGTTCCAGGACCTGTCCCAGAGAAGCTAACTCCCCGGATTCAGCAGACGGCACTTCTGTTGTGGGGGGTTTATGTGTTTCTTTCCGCCCTTGAGGTTGCTTTGTTGTTGGGAGGAGGGATGAACTTGTTCGAATCCCTTACCCACACTTTCGGCACGATGGCCACAGGAGGTTTTTCCCCTCTCAACGGGAGCATTGGGCAGTACAATAACCCTTATTTCGACTGGGTCATTACGATATTCATGTTCCTGGCAGGTGCAAACTTTGCTCTGCATTACATGATGCTGAGGGGGGACCTTAAGGCGTGGTGGAAAGACGAGGAATTTCGTTTTTACACAATAGTCATATTTTTGGGTATAGCTACTGCTACCAGTTTTCTATATTTCAGCGAGACATACGGATCCCTACTGGAGTCTTTGAGGTACGCAGCCTTTCAGGTGGTCAGCATCGTAACGACCACGGGTTACGTTACGGCGGATTATGAAAAGTGGCCCTTCTATGTGCAGTACATGCTCCTTTTTTTGATGTTTGTCGGAGGATGTGCAGGTTCTACTGGTGGAGGCATCAAGAACCTTAGAATAATGTTGCTTTTACGCCATGTCAAAAACGAGTTGAGGAGGCTTCTACATCCTTCCGCTGTTTTGCATGTGAGGACCGCAGGACAAGTAGTAGAAAGAGATGTCATTGGCTCTGTAACAGCCTTCTTCATATTGTACATAGGCCTTTTTGCTGTTGCAGCGCTGTTTATGAGTGCCCTAGGTGTGGATGTTTTGACCTCTATAGCAAGTGTCGCCGCTACCATCGGCAATATTGGGCCAGGGTTAGGGACTGTAGGTCCTGCGGAAAACTATGCTCACATTCCTTTGGCGGGCAAATGGGTGCTCTCTTTTTGCATGCTTTTGGGCCGATTGGAGATATACACCGTGATGATCCTGTTCTTACCTGAAACATGGAGAAGGTAG
- a CDS encoding SSU ribosomal protein S16P (PFAM: Ribosomal protein S16~TIGRFAM: ribosomal protein S16~COGs: COG0228 Ribosomal protein S16~InterPro IPR020592: IPR000307~KEGG: tai:Taci_1417 ribosomal protein S16~PFAM: ribosomal protein S16~SPTR: 30S ribosomal protein S16;~TIGRFAM: ribosomal protein S16) has protein sequence MAVRIRLARFGRKKRPFYRLVVADARAPRDGMYIEQIGTYNPMTDPAEINVKEDRALHWLFNGAQPSETAKALFVKTGVWEKFLSGKKQ, from the coding sequence ATGGCAGTAAGGATAAGGTTAGCCCGCTTCGGGCGCAAAAAAAGGCCGTTCTACCGTTTGGTAGTGGCAGATGCTAGGGCACCAAGAGATGGTATGTATATTGAGCAGATAGGGACGTACAATCCGATGACTGACCCAGCGGAGATCAACGTCAAGGAGGACAGAGCCCTTCATTGGCTTTTCAACGGTGCCCAGCCGTCGGAGACAGCGAAGGCCCTATTTGTAAAAACGGGAGTTTGGGAGAAGTTTCTCTCGGGCAAGAAGCAGTAG
- a CDS encoding signal recognition particle subunit FFH/SRP54 (srp54) (PFAM: SRP54-type protein, GTPase domain; SRP54-type protein, helical bundle domain; Signal peptide binding domain~TIGRFAM: signal recognition particle protein~COGs: COG0541 Signal recognition particle GTPase~InterProIPR000897: IPR013822: IPR004125: IPR004780: IPR 003593~KEGG: aco:Amico_0551 signal recognition particle protein~PFAM: GTP-binding signal recognition particle SRP54 G- domain; GTP-binding signal recognition particle SRP54 helical bundle; Signal peptide binding (SRP54) M- domain protein~SMART: AAA ATPase~SPTR: Signal recognition particle protein;~TIGRFAM: signal recognition particle protein), producing the protein MLDTLKKRFEKALGLLKNKGKLTEEDVSEAVREVRRALLEGDVSLKVAKELTQKIKERATQREVLDSITPAQQIQAIVYEELVNLMGGKTSKGIVFAPKPPTVCMMVGLQGAGKTTTCVKIAKKLKGGHKPLVVACDLKRPAAVEQLQILANTAGVGFFGPKAGEGDLKKLIRDAMEYAASRLHDVIILDTAGRLHIDDELMRELVEIKEIASPTEIMLVLDAMTGQEAIRVAEAFHGELALTGLILTKMDGDARGGALLSAKAVADVPVKYIGVGEKLDDIEVFDPEQMAQRILGMGDLKALAEKVKEAAEGVDMEKVAKSLTKGKLTMEDLLQQIRQIKRMGPLEKIVEMLPGGGKIKELAGSEMDDKRLKHIEAVILSMTPEERRNPKIIKGSRRKRIAYGSGTSVQMVNQVLSYHKNMNEIFKQLKGRKGKGFRLPKGLPFR; encoded by the coding sequence ATGTTAGATACCCTTAAAAAACGATTTGAGAAAGCACTAGGCCTTTTGAAAAACAAAGGAAAGCTGACGGAAGAGGACGTATCCGAAGCTGTTAGGGAAGTGAGGCGCGCCCTTCTGGAGGGCGACGTAAGCCTTAAGGTTGCCAAGGAACTCACCCAAAAAATAAAAGAAAGGGCCACCCAGAGGGAAGTTTTGGATTCCATAACTCCCGCTCAGCAGATACAAGCCATAGTATACGAAGAGCTTGTAAATTTGATGGGAGGTAAAACGTCCAAAGGTATTGTTTTTGCCCCTAAGCCTCCTACGGTCTGCATGATGGTCGGATTGCAAGGAGCGGGAAAGACCACCACCTGTGTGAAGATAGCTAAAAAGCTCAAGGGAGGCCATAAACCTTTGGTTGTAGCTTGCGATTTGAAGAGGCCTGCTGCGGTAGAACAGCTGCAAATTTTGGCAAACACTGCAGGGGTGGGGTTCTTTGGTCCTAAGGCAGGTGAAGGTGATCTTAAAAAGCTCATCAGGGACGCTATGGAATATGCTGCGTCAAGGTTACATGATGTGATCATTTTGGACACTGCGGGTCGATTGCATATAGATGATGAACTTATGCGAGAGCTCGTAGAGATAAAGGAGATTGCAAGTCCCACGGAGATTATGTTGGTCTTGGATGCCATGACGGGGCAAGAGGCCATAAGGGTCGCGGAGGCCTTCCATGGCGAGCTGGCTTTGACTGGATTGATCCTGACAAAGATGGACGGCGATGCCAGGGGAGGCGCTTTGCTTAGCGCAAAAGCCGTGGCGGATGTGCCAGTCAAATATATAGGTGTTGGCGAGAAGCTGGATGATATAGAGGTTTTTGATCCGGAACAGATGGCCCAAAGGATTTTGGGCATGGGCGACCTTAAAGCCCTGGCGGAGAAGGTAAAGGAAGCTGCCGAGGGCGTGGATATGGAAAAGGTCGCAAAGAGCCTCACTAAAGGCAAATTGACCATGGAAGATTTGCTTCAGCAGATAAGACAGATAAAGCGCATGGGACCCCTGGAGAAGATCGTTGAGATGCTTCCAGGGGGAGGAAAAATTAAAGAGCTTGCTGGTAGCGAGATGGACGACAAGAGGTTAAAACACATAGAGGCCGTGATCCTATCGATGACTCCTGAGGAGAGAAGAAATCCCAAGATCATAAAGGGCAGCAGGAGGAAAAGGATTGCTTATGGATCCGGTACATCGGTCCAAATGGTCAACCAGGTCCTAAGTTATCACAAGAACATGAATGAGATATTTAAGCAGCTTAAGGGACGCAAGGGCAAAGGATTTAGGCTCCCAAAGGGATTGCCCTTTAGGTAG